From a region of the Odontesthes bonariensis isolate fOdoBon6 chromosome 2, fOdoBon6.hap1, whole genome shotgun sequence genome:
- the sec23ip gene encoding SEC23-interacting protein: protein MADRKINNAPNTSSNLLFSGAPEFNFNLPFMPVSQATGPAVLSGDDSTDVGEEDSFLGQNSGNGPPAASSTFSYFSSPVTTSDPFASIGQSPCPPPALSAAPTTTGAVSPPGSIGMAPPPPSSGSQMNPPTSAFGSAVYQSPVGHHTPPPATMTPPPPQIQPQSHNPYRHTPTSSRASPYIPAPEILPPTHTPQQNPYPLSSPPQMFPPPGPTFTKPPPAHSQGPPLSPTTAGAIVPAGPMMQYNYNVYEPVQPHWFYYKQVESKSVWLPFSIIDSLQLEETYNSVQPDPENVIVRTDGGRYDVQLYDRVRTSVFWEEEPTEVRRCSWFYKGDSDSRFVPYSEEFSEKLEAEYKKAVSTNQWHRRLEFPSGETIVMHNPKVIVQFQPSSIPDEWGTTQDGHTRPRVVKRGIDDDHDEVPDGELPKVDHLVFMVHGIGPVCDLRFRSMIECVDDFRSVSLKLLHSHFKKSLDEHAISRVEFLPVRWHTALHGDATGVDRRIKKITLPSTGRLRHFTNETLLDVLFYNSPTYCQTIMDTVSLEMNRLYALFMERNPDYRGAVSVAGHSLGSLILFDLLSNQKTVSPGMVIPAVPTANGDTKQVTAPATQGCNAVTPPAAEEQPKEEEEEFQDLAAVLEHLGLSEYKSTFDEEKIDIESFVMCTIEDLKEMGLPMGPRKKMAKFVKERINRQAARRAAQETKAEVKGVGEVAVPTPAAEAEADPTVKKLPAGNTVSSVHVNYDYFEVGTGQVSVIYHSLDFEPVNFFALGSPIGMFLTVRGLEKIEETYQLPTCKGFFNIYHPLDPVAYRIEPLIMPDLDLKPVLIPHYKGRKRLHLELKESLSRMGSDLKHGFISSLRSAWQTLNEFARAHTSPALQAELAIVANQIEEEEKHVQEEHKIPESLELQREEEPQVKIGMLNRGNRIDYVLQEKPIESFNEYLFALQSHLCYWQSEDTTLLILKEIYKAMGIHPEQVAH from the exons ATGGCAGATAGAAAAATTAATAATGCTCCCAACACCAGTTCAAATTTACTGTTCAGCGGCGCTCCGGAGTTTAACTTCAATTTGCCTTTCATGCCAGTGAGTCAGGCCACTGGTCCGGCGGTGTTGTCAGGAG ATGATTCCACCGATGTTGGAGAGGAAGACAGTTTTCTTGGTCAGAACTCTGGGAATGGACCACCAGCTGCCTCCTCTACATTTAGCTACTTTTCCAGTCCCGTGACCACCTCTGACCCATTTGCATCCATAGGCCAGTCACCATGCCCACCGCCAGCACTGTCTGCAGCCCCAACAACTACAGGAGCCGTTTCCCCTCCCGGCAGCATCGGCATGgctccaccaccaccatcatcagGCTCACAAATGAACCCTCCTACTTCAGCGTTTGGCAGTGCAGTTTACCAGAGCCCTGTTGGGCATCACACTCCTCCCCCTGCCACGATGACGCCTCCACCTCCCCAAATTCAGCCGCAGAGTCATAACCCGTACCGACACACCCCCACGAGCAGCAGGGCCAGTCCTTACATTCCAGCTCCAGAGATCTTGCCGCCAACGCACACACCTCAGCAGAATCCGTACCCCCTCAGCTCCCCGCCGCAGATGTTCCCGCCGCCGGGGCCCACGTTTACAAAG ccTCCTCCAGCACATAGTCAGGGGCCTCCACTTTCACCCACCACAGCTGGAGCCATAGTTCCCGCAGGTCCCATGATGCAGTACAACTACAACGTCTACGAACCAGTTCAGCCTCATTGGTTCTACTACAAGCAAGTGGAGTCAAAGAGCGTCTGGCTTCCTTTCAGTATCATCGACTCCCTCCAGCTCGAGGAGACGTACAACTCAG TTCAACCAGACCCAGAGAATGTGATTGTACGGACGGACGGGGGGCGTTACGACGTGCAGCTCTACGACCGCGTCAGGACTTCAGTGTTCTGGGAGGAGGAGCCTACAGAGGTCCGGCGCTGCTCCTGGTTCTACAAAGGGGACTCGGACAGTCGCTTTGTCCCGTACTCTGAGGAGTTCAGCGAGAAGCTGGAG GCAGAATATAAGAAAGCTGTGTCTACAAACCAGTGGCATCGTAGACTGGAGTTCCCATCAGGAGAGACTATAGTCATGCACAATCCAAAG GTCATAGTGCAGTTTCAGCCCTCCTCCATACCAGACGAGTGGGGCACAACTCAGGACGGGCACACCAGGCCCAGAGTGGTGAAGAGAGGGATCGATGACGACCACGACGAAGTGCCAGATG GTGAGCTCCCCAAGGTGGATCATCTGGTCTTTATGGTTCACGGGATCGGCCCCGTGTGTGACCTGAGGTTCAGAAGCATGATCGAGTGCG TGGATGACTTCCGTAGCGTGTCTCTGAAGCTGCTGCACAGTCACTTTAAGAAATCGCTGGACGAGCACGCCATCAGCCGAGTGGAGTTCCTGCCGGTCCGGTGGCACACGGCTCTACACGGAGATGCAACAGGggtggacag GAGGATAAAGAAGATCACCTTGCCCAGCACTGGGCGTTTACGTCACTTTACAAACGAGACTTTGTTAGATGTGCTTTTCTACAACAGTCCCACTTACTGCCAGACCATCATGGACACAGTTTCTCTAGAGATGAACAGACTTTATGCCCTGTTTATGGAGAGGAACCCAGACTACAGAGGAGCAGTATCAGTGGCCGGACACAGCTTGG GCTCCCTGATTCTCTTTGACCTGCTTTCTAATCAGAAGACTGTCTCTCCTGGGATGGTTATACCAGCCGTACCCACTGCCAATGGAGACACCAAACAG GTGACGGCTCCGGCTACACAGGGGTGCAATGCAGTCACTCCTCCTGCTGCGGAGGAGCAGCccaaagaagaggaggaggaattcCAGGATCTTGCTGCTGTCCTGGAACATTTGGGCCTGTCTGAGTACAAAAGCACCTTCGATGAGGAGAAGATTGACATCGAATCTTTT GTCATGTGCACCATAGAAGACCTTAAAGAGATGGGACTCCCAATGGGCCCCAGGAAAAAGATGGCCAAGTTTGTTAAAGAAAGGATTAACCGACAA GCTGCACGACGGGCAGCTCAGGAGACCAAAGCCGAAGTCAAAGGGGTCGGTGAGGTTGCGGTGCCAACACCAGCAGCTGAGGCGGAAGCTGACCCCACCGTAAAGAAGCTTCCAGCGGGCAACACCGTCTCCTCTGTCCACGTCAACTATGATTACTTTGAAGTCGGTACCGGACAG GTGTCTGTGATCTACCACTCTCTGGACTTTGAGCCCGTGAATTTCTTCGCTCTAGGTTCTCCGATCGGCATGTTTTTGACAGTCCGAGGACTCGAGAAGATTGAAGAGACATACCAGCTGCCCACATGCAAGGGATTCTTCAATATCTATCACCCG TTGGACCCAGTTGCGTACAGGATTGAGCCCTTGATAATGCCAGACTTGGACCTGAAGCCTGTTCTGATCCCACATTACAAAGGCAGGAAGAGGCTTCATCTCG AGCTGAAGGAGAGTCTCTCCAGGATGGGCTCTGACCTGAAACACGGCTTCATCAGCTCGCTGAGGAGCGCCTGGCAGACTCTCAATGAGTTCGCCCGGGCTCACACGTCGCCTGCTCTACAGGCGGAGCTGGCCATTGTGGCCAATCAGatagaagaggaggagaagcacGTGCAGGAGG AGCATAAGATTCCCGAAAGCCTCGAGCTACAAAGAGAGGAGGAGCCGCAAGTGAAGATTGGGATGTTAAACAGAGGGAATCGGATCGACTACGTCCTGCAGGAGAAGCCCATCGAGAGTTTCAATGAGTATCTGTTTGCCCTCCAGAGTCATCTCTGCTACTG GCAATCCGAAGACACAACTCTGCTTATTCTCAAAGAAATCTACAAGGCAATGGGGATCCATCCAGAA